A genomic window from Streptomyces brevispora includes:
- a CDS encoding SPOR domain-containing protein gives MSDSGAVLPWLVIRQDDNGNRYRVGRYTTQEEAQRAADKLDGHGHKQLYWVERIGQSARPQ, from the coding sequence ATGAGCGACAGCGGGGCCGTGCTCCCTTGGCTGGTGATACGGCAGGACGACAACGGAAACCGCTACCGCGTGGGCAGATACACCACGCAGGAAGAGGCCCAGCGGGCCGCCGACAAGCTCGATGGGCACGGCCACAAGCAGCTCTACTGGGTGGAGCGCATCGGGCAGAGCGCGCGGCCGCAGTAG
- a CDS encoding (deoxy)nucleoside triphosphate pyrophosphohydrolase: MSDRVVVAGAVYDRGRLLAARRSAPPELAGRWELPGGKVEPGESGEQALVRELREELGVETEPLERIPGEWPLKPGYVLRVWTARLVSGVPAPLQDHDELRWLGPGEGDTVDWLEQDRPAVAEAVRRLADGAHR; this comes from the coding sequence ATGAGTGATCGTGTGGTGGTGGCCGGAGCCGTCTACGACCGGGGGCGGCTGCTCGCCGCGCGCCGTAGCGCCCCGCCCGAGCTGGCCGGCCGCTGGGAACTGCCCGGCGGCAAGGTGGAGCCGGGGGAGAGCGGCGAGCAGGCGCTCGTGCGCGAACTCCGCGAGGAGCTCGGCGTCGAGACGGAACCGCTGGAGCGGATCCCCGGCGAGTGGCCGCTGAAGCCCGGCTATGTGCTCCGGGTGTGGACGGCCCGTCTGGTGTCGGGTGTTCCCGCGCCGCTTCAGGACCACGACGAGCTGCGCTGGCTCGGACCCGGTGAGGGCGACACCGTGGACTGGCTGGAGCAGGACCGGCCCGCAGTCGCCGAAGCCGTACGGCGGTTGGCCGACGGCGCGCACCGCTGA
- a CDS encoding ATP-binding protein, producing the protein MIGVIDTEGDCTEWSFPAVPGAVRTARHAVHEALRGWGIDTAVGDVAVLLVSELVTNSMRYTPGPIDVRLVRPHPNGDGPVTHPALLVEVSDPLPDPPTERRAGPDDEGGRGLQLVACSARRWGTRRGKTGKTVWFELALPG; encoded by the coding sequence GTGATCGGCGTGATCGATACCGAAGGCGACTGCACCGAGTGGAGCTTTCCCGCTGTTCCCGGCGCAGTGCGCACGGCACGGCACGCCGTCCACGAGGCGCTGCGCGGCTGGGGGATCGACACAGCGGTCGGAGATGTGGCTGTACTCCTGGTCAGCGAGCTGGTGACCAACTCCATGCGCTACACGCCGGGCCCCATCGACGTGCGGCTGGTGCGCCCTCATCCCAACGGTGACGGCCCTGTCACGCACCCCGCGCTGCTGGTGGAAGTCTCCGATCCGCTTCCGGATCCGCCCACCGAACGCAGGGCGGGACCCGACGACGAAGGCGGCAGGGGATTGCAGCTCGTGGCCTGTTCCGCCCGGCGCTGGGGGACCAGACGCGGAAAGACCGGCAAGACGGTGTGGTTCGAGCTGGCCCTGCCTGGTTAG
- a CDS encoding SpoIIE family protein phosphatase: MWQSSPPGSIYDYVRVASFSIGSDGLIEQWSRRAAGLFGVAAHEVVGKDPVEAFMPGQLRRDGHRRIGEVLDGKEWTGLVPFRMPGENALHGLAEIYVMPSETVTGERAAVCIVVDVRALRGIETDLAASQAIFGQSPFGFVLFGTDFTVLRANERFATVFGGRADDHHGRTVHDYLTGAEADRLAATLRRVLATGESVTDLQLVGTAPGDPERRHWSMNLYRVHSGSGRPIGIAGLATDVTRRHIAAREAASARRNLALLNEASARIGNSLDLETTARELLDVAVPGFCDLASVDLYQALLTGEEAPPGSWSSLRQESVGGSAELCRVAFASAVSDAMPDTVADTVPDSVGDGSQARRVAGAPALGAVHRYPFNSPCAIALRTGRVEDVPGDDRGFVQSTFAVPMVAHDTVIGLVQFSRTKGSEPFGERDRALATELAARAAVCMDNARLYRREHERALILQRSLLPPGDPEAAGLDIACRYLPGNTATEVGGDWFDVIELPGHRTALVVGDVMGRGLRAAVAMGELRTAVRTLALLDLEPAEVLSALDEVARGLGAPGGSTSSGGIGGAQWPSRAAHKSREADLAEVYLATCIYAVYDPVTRRCTFANAGHLPPVVAEPGEPALLLDVPPGMPLGVGGEPFEEVEVELKEGALLALYTDGLVESRDHPLDEGLEALRGALVEHARPLEDVCDRVLNTLDTRHGEDDIALLMARIQGLPAEAVGDWRLPREPRSVGRARELARGQLLAWDLDDLVDTTELLVSELVTNALRYGEGEVRLRLLRDRTLVCEVWDAGLVQPRRRRARDTDEGGRGLQLVGLLSAAWGSRRTPRGKTVWFELSLPDGRPAAERTVEELLSMY; this comes from the coding sequence GTGTGGCAGAGCAGTCCGCCTGGCTCGATTTATGACTACGTCAGGGTTGCCTCCTTCTCGATCGGCTCCGACGGGCTGATCGAGCAGTGGAGCCGCCGGGCCGCCGGTCTCTTTGGCGTTGCCGCTCACGAGGTGGTGGGCAAGGATCCCGTCGAGGCCTTCATGCCCGGCCAGCTGCGCCGTGACGGTCACCGCCGGATCGGTGAGGTGCTCGACGGCAAGGAGTGGACGGGCCTCGTCCCGTTCCGCATGCCGGGCGAGAACGCCCTGCACGGGCTCGCCGAGATCTATGTGATGCCGAGTGAGACGGTGACCGGCGAACGGGCCGCGGTCTGCATCGTCGTGGATGTCCGGGCGCTGCGCGGTATCGAGACGGACCTTGCGGCCTCGCAGGCAATTTTCGGCCAATCTCCCTTCGGTTTTGTGCTGTTCGGTACCGACTTCACGGTGCTGCGGGCCAACGAGCGCTTCGCCACAGTCTTCGGCGGCCGGGCCGACGACCACCACGGCCGCACCGTTCACGACTACCTCACCGGCGCGGAGGCAGACCGGCTGGCCGCCACACTCCGCCGCGTCCTGGCGACCGGTGAATCCGTCACCGACCTCCAGCTCGTCGGTACCGCCCCGGGCGACCCGGAGCGCCGCCACTGGTCGATGAACCTCTACCGGGTGCACAGCGGATCGGGCCGCCCCATCGGTATCGCCGGACTGGCCACCGATGTCACCCGGCGTCATATCGCCGCCCGCGAGGCCGCCAGCGCCAGGCGCAACCTCGCCCTGCTCAACGAGGCCAGCGCGCGCATCGGCAACTCCCTCGACCTGGAGACCACCGCACGCGAACTCCTCGACGTCGCCGTACCGGGCTTCTGCGACCTGGCGTCCGTCGACCTCTACCAGGCACTGCTCACCGGCGAGGAGGCACCGCCGGGCAGTTGGAGCTCCCTCCGTCAGGAATCGGTCGGCGGCTCCGCCGAACTGTGCCGCGTCGCCTTCGCCAGCGCCGTGTCGGACGCCATGCCCGACACCGTCGCGGACACCGTTCCCGACTCCGTCGGCGACGGCTCGCAGGCCCGGAGGGTCGCCGGGGCGCCCGCGCTCGGCGCGGTGCACCGCTACCCGTTCAACTCGCCGTGTGCCATCGCGCTGCGCACCGGCCGTGTCGAGGACGTGCCCGGCGACGACCGCGGATTCGTCCAGTCCACCTTCGCCGTGCCGATGGTCGCCCACGACACCGTGATCGGACTCGTGCAGTTCTCCCGTACGAAGGGCAGCGAGCCCTTCGGCGAACGGGACCGGGCCCTGGCCACCGAACTCGCCGCCCGTGCCGCCGTCTGCATGGACAACGCGCGCCTCTACCGGCGCGAGCACGAGCGTGCCCTGATACTCCAGCGCAGCCTGCTGCCCCCCGGCGACCCCGAGGCCGCGGGTCTCGACATAGCCTGCCGCTATCTGCCCGGCAACACGGCGACCGAGGTGGGCGGCGACTGGTTCGACGTGATCGAACTCCCCGGGCACCGCACCGCCCTCGTCGTCGGCGATGTGATGGGACGCGGACTGCGTGCCGCGGTCGCCATGGGGGAACTGCGAACCGCCGTGAGGACCCTGGCGCTCCTCGACCTGGAGCCCGCCGAGGTCCTCTCCGCGCTCGACGAAGTCGCCCGAGGCCTCGGCGCCCCCGGTGGCAGCACCTCGTCCGGCGGGATCGGCGGCGCCCAGTGGCCCTCACGGGCCGCCCACAAATCCCGCGAGGCGGACCTCGCCGAGGTCTATCTGGCGACCTGTATCTACGCCGTCTACGACCCCGTCACCCGACGGTGCACCTTCGCCAACGCCGGCCATCTTCCCCCCGTCGTGGCCGAGCCGGGTGAACCGGCGCTGCTGCTCGACGTCCCGCCCGGCATGCCGCTCGGAGTCGGCGGCGAACCCTTCGAGGAAGTCGAGGTCGAACTCAAGGAGGGCGCCCTCCTCGCCCTCTACACCGATGGCCTCGTCGAGTCCCGCGATCACCCGCTGGACGAGGGACTCGAAGCGTTGCGCGGCGCCCTCGTCGAACACGCGCGGCCGCTTGAAGACGTCTGCGACCGGGTACTGAACACCCTCGACACCCGGCACGGCGAGGACGACATCGCCCTGCTGATGGCCCGCATCCAGGGGCTGCCGGCCGAAGCGGTCGGCGACTGGCGACTGCCCAGAGAACCCCGCTCGGTCGGCCGCGCCCGCGAACTCGCCCGCGGTCAGTTGCTCGCCTGGGACCTCGACGACCTGGTGGACACCACCGAACTGCTCGTCAGCGAACTGGTCACCAACGCCCTGCGGTACGGCGAGGGCGAGGTCCGGCTCAGGCTGCTGCGCGACCGTACCCTCGTGTGCGAGGTGTGGGACGCGGGTCTCGTCCAGCCGCGGCGACGGCGGGCACGCGACACGGACGAGGGCGGCCGGGGTCTGCAACTGGTCGGGCTGCTCAGTGCGGCCTGGGGATCGAGGCGGACACCGCGTGGCAAGACGGTCTGGTTCGAACTGTCGTTGCCCGACGGCCGGC